In the genome of Streptomyces sp. NBC_00433, the window GCGTCGCCATCTGGACCAGTTCAGTGCGTGGCCGGGGTCCCGGAGGTGCGGGTTCTGGGGAGCGCCAGTTGCCAGGAGCCGCCGGATTTCTGCCACGGTGAGCGGTGCCAGGGCGCCGGAACCGTTTCTGCTGCCCCCCTTGCACCGGCGGGCGGCGGTGGCAGCGAGTAAGGCGTGGGCGAGCATGGCCAGGGTGATGTGCCGGTATCAGCCCCGGTAGCGGCGGACTTCGTACTGGTCCAGGCCGCATTCGTCCTTGGCGGCCTGGAAGGTTTCCTCGATCGCCCACCGGGTTCCGGCCGGCGGTGCGGGCACCCGCCGAGGGGTGCGTCCTCCCCAGGCGCGCCCTCGGCCAGCACGCCACGGGCCCTGCAGGGATCGCCCCCGGGTTGGGGCGGGCGGTAACCTCTTCGCTCCGGCGAAGAGAGAGGCATGCACAGCGTGTTAACGGTCCGTATGCTCACCGCGGCTAACGCCGATACCGACGCTAACCTCGCCATGCAGTTCGAGCGGTCACCCCTGCACTTCGCTCGGCCACCGAAACCGCCGAAGTTCTCTCGGCTACGGAAACCACAGAAACCGCCGACCCGCCGGGTGAACGCCGTCTGGGCTGGCTCCAGGGACGTACTGGGCGCCATGGGACTGCAGTGGGGTGCCGAGGTCACAGCCCGGCACCTGGCTGCAGCCATAGCCGGACGACATGGGCACAGCGCAGCACGCGTCCGCTCGGGCAGCGAGACCGCCGACCTGACCTTCATCGCGCCACCCTCGGTGTCCTGGTTATGGTCCCAAGCCGATCCGAAGCTCCGTGCGGACCTGGAAAACGCCGTCCTCAACGGGGGCAACCTGGGTGTCGAGGAAGGCCGCGGCTCCCGCGTCCCCGCTCGATTCGGGCTCCGGATCGGTCTCGGTGCCGGCGACCAGGATGCCCTTGATGGTCCGGTAAGACGGATCTCCGACCGCGATGGCCCTCGCGCAGGCGGCCTCCAGCCTCGCGTCGCCGTACTTCTTCTTCAGCCCCAGGATCCCTTGGGCGGCGCGGAGCCGGTAGAGCGCGTTGGGCTCGACGTCATCGCGCAAGACCGTGACCTGCGACCTTGTCGTCTCATCGGGCAGCGTGGCATGCACCCAGCGGCGGAATGAGGAGATCGACACGTCCAGCTTGTGCTCGTCCCGCAGGCGCTGGTGGATCGTGGAGACGGTCACCGTTCCCAGCAGGTTCTTGATGTAGTCGCGGTGCTGGTCGATGTCGGGCCAGGTGATCTGCCGCAGCCGCCGGTCGGCGAGTTCGGGATACCAGCTCTTGATCAGGCTGGCCCAGTCGGCCTCCCGCATCGGCGGCCCGCCCGGCGTGATCCCGGACGCCTCCGCCGGCTCCAGGTACTTCCTGATCGTCTTGCGGTCCACCCCCAGCGACGCGGCCAGCTCGCTCTTGGAGCGGCCCGCGTACCAGTGGACGTAAATCTCGGTGATGTCGACCACGACGAACGTTCTCCTTGCCATCCGCGCTGACCATCGGCCTTCCGAACCACAGGCCCAGGGCCGCCCACACGCCTCCGCGATGACCAGGTCCCTCGATCCCGAACTCCGTCGTACCCATGGCCAATTAGGAGAAGTCGGGATGGGGAATTACATGACGCTCAAACCGCCCGAGATGGGGAAAAACGTGAACGCTCACAAGGCCGTCGCCACTATGCACAACCTCGCCTTGGGGGGTGAAACCAGCAGGTCAACCGACACACCGACCTGCCCACACCCACCCTTCTGCAACAACCTTTAGTGCCGTGGCAGGCATCTGCCGGTGACGCACCGCCCGCCTCGGGCTGCGGGGAGCCGGACACCTCGGTGGTTCCGACTCCCACCAGCCGGTCTCAGTTGTGCCAGCCGTCCCAGTAGGCCAGTTCGGTACCGGCGTAGACCTGCCCCCCGCTCTCGGCTCGCAGGTTCTTGCCCCACCAGTCGGTGAAGGCTCCCGAACTCCCGTTGTAGCTGAACTGCTCTCCGGTGGACCCGTTGCAGGTCTGCATCGCCATGCCGTTGACGGTGTTGAGGTTGTTGGTGAGCAGGCAGAGGCCGGTGCCCCGGTTCTTCAGCTCGTCGTAGCCGGTGCTGTCCGCGGGGTTGTTGATGAAGTCCCACTGCTGGTAAATGCTGCCGCTGCAGGTGCCGGCCCAGACGACGCCGGTCGTCCCCGCGGCCAGGCAGGTGCCGGTGGACAGAGCCTTGAACTGCCAGTAGGTAGTGGCGGCTTGCGCTTGCGGGGCGGCGAGGACAGTGGCGGCGACGGCGGCGGCGATCCCGAGCGACGCGGTGGCGGCAGTACGCAGGTTGCGAAGTTTCATGACTGAAAACTTCGGCATCCAGATTAAATCTGGCGGCTGTTGACGGCTGACGGCTGACGGCCCCCGGATGAACGTCTCCTGACGCATAGCGGTAGACCCCATTCCGGTCCGCCGCCCGGGCCGCGTTCCCCGGGGGCCATCCGGCCGGGAGTCGGCCGGGCCGGCCGCGACGCAGCACTCGTTGCCCCGGGGTCGGCCATCGCCAGGTGGTGGGCGTCGAAGGCGGCGACGGTGGCGCCGGGTCCGTCAGGCGGGCGGACCCGGGCTTGGCGCGGAAGCCTCATGAGTGCCTGTCGCAGCGTCGCCCTTCGGCCGCAGGGGCTGCGGGCGGGCGGGGTCAGCACATCTTGTAGCTGGCCTTGGTGCTGTTGTAGGAGCAGGTGCTGGCCTTGGCGCCGGTGGGGGTCTTGAGGGTGGCGGTGTCCTTGTCGTTGTTCCAGATGTAGTTGCCGCTGCTCCAGTACCGGTTGCTGGTGCTGTTGGCGCCCTTGCCGGTGTGGAGGGTGACGGTCTTGCCCGCGCCGAGGGTGTAGGCGGCGAAGGTGTACTTGTGGGCGGAGGCATCGGTGAGAGTCCACCCCCGAAGGGAGACGCTCTTCGCGGTGGTGTTCTTGATCTGCACGTATTCGGCGTTCAGGCTCGCACCCGAACGGGTGTCCGTGCCGGGGCTGTTGTAGTAGACCTTGTAAAGGTGGACCGAGCCGGCCGAGGCCTGCGCCGGGGCGACGGCCATTGCGAGGACGGCAGCGCCGGATGCGGCCAGTACGGCAGCGGTACGCGTGTAGTGCATGAGATTTCCCCTGGTTCGTCGCCGGGCCCGTGCCCGGCAGACCGCCCACTGTAGGGACACATCCGACCAGCAGGGACAGTGTTACC includes:
- a CDS encoding lamin tail domain-containing protein — encoded protein: MHYTRTAAVLAASGAAVLAMAVAPAQASAGSVHLYKVYYNSPGTDTRSGASLNAEYVQIKNTTAKSVSLRGWTLTDASAHKYTFAAYTLGAGKTVTLHTGKGANSTSNRYWSSGNYIWNNDKDTATLKTPTGAKASTCSYNSTKASYKMC